In Bos taurus isolate L1 Dominette 01449 registration number 42190680 breed Hereford chromosome 13, ARS-UCD2.0, whole genome shotgun sequence, the DNA window CTGGGAAGCCGCGACCCGAAGAGCCGGAGCGAGAGAGGAATAGGGCGCGGAGCTCTGCATCTAGAGCCCCTTCCCCAAGTCAGAGGAGTTGCTCCTTGTAGCCAAAGATGTGGGGTTCAAGAAGGGTCTGTCCTATTGGATTTAAGAGGAGAGACGGGGGCTGAGCCCAAGAGTATAGAGGGTTAACACGGAGTGTGCAGAGGGCTCGGGGCCGGCTCAGAGCGCCCCGAAGGCGGGTGGGTGAACTAGAGGTGTCCCACGCGCGGGCCTGGGCGCAGCGATAAAGGGGTTAAGGCACTGGGCCCCGCCTCAGCCCAGGGATTGGCGAGCTTGGGGGGCGTGGCTGGAGGGCGGACCTGCGTTTGCCGCAGCCGCGGGTGGGCGGGGCCCGGGCGGGGAGCGGGAGGGGCGCGGAGCGCAGCCGGGCCCGCGCCTCGCGCCCCGCCGGGCGGGCTTCTGGCCGCGCCAGCGAGCCGGGCCGGCGGCGCCAGCTCCGAAGACCCCGCGCCGGACCCTGAGGCAGCGAGTAAGTGAGGCAGACCCACCGCGGCGCCCCTCTCGACTCCGACCTTTCGCCTTGCCCGCTACACCGCGAGGCTCTTTCGGTCGGACCcggagctggggagggggagcGTCCCACTGCTGGGATCCCAGGGATGAAGGGAGTGGAGATGAGGCCGATGATGTCATGGATGCTTCGCAGGGCCTGGGGGAAGGTGGCGGCCGGAGGGGGTGCGGCCCGGATTATGTCACCTCTTCCCTCTGCGCCCCGCCCCCCTGGGCCACACGCGTTGGTGAGGAGCTCCAGGAGGTGCAGGAGGGATTTCTCCCACCGCAGAGATCCCCCCGGACACCTCTTCGGGATGGCCTGTGACTGGGGTCTCTATCTTTTGGCGCTGCGGGCCGTGGGGGCGAACACCCTCCCCCTaccaccaccccccactcccGTGTGGGAGGCtcgtgtgtgcgcgcgtgtgtgatcggggtgtgtgtgtcggggggggCGCTGTCAGCCCCCTCAGTCCTGAAACACGGGATTTATCAGAGCCAGGATCTAGGGGATCAGCCCCTTCCCCCTTTGTCGCCAAGAGAAGATGAATCTCCCCTCACACATCCCAACCAAGAAGTTCTGGAGACctctgcaccccctcccccaaagccCCATAGTGCCCCTGATACATTTTCTCCCTCAATCCTTCCTGGAAGCCCATCCTGATTTTCCTAAAGGGATTCATTGCCTCTTTGCATTGCTTATAACTAGCATTCTCCCACATGCATTCTCTCTGCATCTCCTCTGAATCAGTGCACAGAGACCCCAAGATTCTGTGGCCTGTTCCCCTCCTGGGGGCACCCACAGGCCAGCCCCAGAATGAAATTTCCCTGGAGTGGCCTGAACCAAGTGCTCCAGGAGCCCTCCCCCTGGGTAGATCAGGGATGCTGTCCTGGGAGGCAGTATTTGGGTTGGTTTTTAAAGGGTGCAGAATGGGCACAGAGAGCTGTGAAGAGATTTTGTGTAGTGTGGAGAGGGACTCAGGTCAAGGGAAATAGGATGAACAGCAGGAGAGTCCTTGGGGGCCCTGCTGCAAGCTGTGGTTCTGAGGGCTGAGAGGAATGCCAGGCATCTACCCATAATACATTCACTTCTTAAGATTCCTGTAAGGTAGGTGTGAGAACTCAAAGTGGAATAATCTGCATGCAGTTCCACCCCTAATCAGTTGAACTGGGATTTCCACTTGGAGCTGATACCTCCGTAAGTGTCTATATTGCACCTGGTGCAAAAAAATTTGGGCAAAGCATGGACAAGATTGGCTTTGTCCTTTATAAAGAGTCTCTTAGTAGCTGCACAGGGGAGGGAGTGCAGAACAAGAAAGAGCAGTGAGAAGCCCCCAGCAAGGATGCTAGCAGGAGGGGCTGTTAAGATCTTTAGGGGGTGAATGGGCTGAGCTTGGGGCTCTGAGACCCCAAGGGAAAGGTATAGTTTACTAGCTTTGGGAGGGACACACATGTGGAGGGGCTGGGTGGTCACTATAGGATGGAAGGACCTGCCCATCTAACTCCCAGGTATAGTCTATTTGCCCCCTTCGTGACcgctaattctttgtgtaatgTCCCAGGCACTAAGGGTGGATAGGACAGAAATAGAGGCAGACTCAGGCAACAGGCTGTCATCCCAGGTTGTTGAGCTAATGCCATGAGGTTGTCTTTGCAGACCATACTCAGCTACCTGGGCTAGTTTAGGACCCTGACCCACAAATGAAACTCAAACCCTTCCTCTGGACTCAGTTTCTGCCTATCAGGGAGATATATACCCTTCCTTGTCTTGCCAGTCCCTGCTGGAGGTTTGTAGAAAGAAGTTGCAGCAGTCTGAGCTTGGGAGAGGCAAGGGGCAGAGAACACTTGCATGGGGTTGACAGTAATAGGTTAGAATTATAATAAGCTCTTCAAGGAGTGAGGCTCCAAGGAGGGTTGCAGTGGGTTGGTGGTCAATGATTCCCAGAGAAAGACCACAAGGATAGGAGGCTCAGGAAACAGTTTTGGGACCTCATTTCCATCCATCCAGGACTCTGGGCACCCAGGCCTTCAGGGGACCACACACAATCCAGGGAAACCATAGGGCAGGGTGGCATATGATCAGCCCCAATCTATGGTCAGAGTCTCCTTTCCTGGATCTCAGGGAAGGTAGTATTGCATATTTGTACTGCACCTTACAGTTTGCAAAGCACCTTCCTAAACattatcctctcactttcatgaCCTGAGGTTTGCTCCTGCCCACACCCAGGCTTCTGGTGGAACCCCCTTGCCTAGTTTTCTCATCTCACTATTGACACCTTCTTTTAGCATATAACCACACTCAGGTTTCTACCATGTTAAATTCTAAAATTAGAAAAGAGCCCTTGGATTCCAAACCACCTTAAATTACTGCCTTCTCAAAAGAGAAGGGAACTCTTTCCCTCCagacccccacctccccccactccTGCAGTCTGGTTCTGCTTTGCACCACTTTCCCAAAATCATTCTCTCATAGGCACCAGTGATGTTTCCATCTGCCAAATTCAGGGCACCCTCTCCAATCCCAATTTTACGAATAAGCCCCTTTGTTAACTCCAGGAGTGCCCTTACCTTCTTGAAGCATACTCCATCTTGGTCTTCAGGGCCTGCCTTCTGGTCTTCTTCCTGCTCTCACTTCTCCACCCAGGCTTCAGGGGCTCTGCCACTGGAGCTCCATGCTGGACCCCACCCACATCACGCTTGAACGCTCATGATCTAAGTCTCTCTTTCTATCTGATACCTGAGAGATATCTTTCTCTGGTCTTCCTCAAAGCAcccattttcaaaaacaaaaaagcacccCTTTCCCCACACATTCTCCTGTCATGTTAAGGGTGTCATACCCATCCTGGTGTCCCAGTCCAGACACCTCCCTTGCCCCACCCCCGGACCCCATCTGTATGATGTTTAGTCAGTTCTTCCTCCCTGACCAGATCGTCCCACTGTTTCTAAGCCTCAGAACACCCAGCCTTCACCCTTTTGACTCCCCAGCTGCTCCTTCCAGAGATGGCAAGAGAAGGGAGTCATGTTTAGGCTGGGAGGGGGATATTATATCTCCATATTTCTGTTCATTATCGGTGAGCAGAGCATCAAGATTTTGGCAGCAGCACCTAGGGCACCAGATGAAAGTAGGCACTCACTTTCACCTGCACTTGCACTTCAATTGGACCCTCTCTTGCCTTACTCTATGTTTCAGCTTTGTGGGACGTGTGGAACCGGTTAGCTTAAGGAAAGAAGGTGGTAAATGCCTGTTCTCCACacctggtgggggggggggcggcgggggggggagGCAGAGATGCTGATAGAATGGAATTTTACAAAAGTGGTGCTGACTGGTTTGTGGGAGTTTTCCAACGACTTCGGGCTGTAATTCCAGGCGTGGCCAGAAGACACCTGAAAGGCAAAGAGTTTTGTTTGGTTCCCCTGGTCTGGGACCCGATAGCCTCAACACAGCATTAGAAGTGGGCATCTGGGTAGAAGACAGTTTGAAACAGCACTCAAGGGGCCCAGGACTGCCACCTGTACCCCTTCATCTTAGCAGACAAGGAAGACAGGGTTTAAAGGACTGAAGGGCGCCCCCTGCCATTTTTGGCACTTGTATGAGCGTCTGCTCGCGGCCGGCACTGCCTGCAGCCCCAGTCCGGCTGAATATGAGGCTTTCTGGGGCAGGTGTTCCTTTGGTACGGACTTGAGACAAAGGAACCAGGAAACAGGGCCTTCCAGAGCACAGGTAACCCGAGGCTCTGCTGTGGGCCAGCCTTGGGGGAGGGGGACGCACGCCCACTGAAGGGCTCCGAGGAATTCTCGGTGAACTGAGCAGGGTCAAGGTCCACAAGGAGCGGGGGAGGGGAGTAATCCAGGAAGTCTTCCCGAAGGCAGTGAATTCTTGGAGGGGTTCTGCAGGCGCGGAATCCTGGGCGCCGTTGGGCGCCGAGGCtccgcccctgcccccgcccaccTGTGGGAACCGCAGGCCAGGAGGGAGGTACGGCAGGCGTCCTCCGCAGCCAGCGCTGCGTCCTCTGCCCCGGCTTCAACCAGCCCCGGGGCCTCTGCCGAGGTACTGACCATGGGGAGGGGAACCTCTCGTGCCAGACCCCCATGCGTGCAAGTTGGGAAGACCTCTGGAAGGGCCCCCTGCTACACGCTGCAACCGCGGTCCCCGGCCGTCCGCGAGGGGTGGTGCATGTCCTAGGTGGCCCAGATGCGCGCCGCCCAGGCAGCTACCGCCCACCCTACCCCCAATACCTCCGTCCTGTCCCGCTCCCGCTGCCCTGGGGTTCCTGGCACGCGGCAGCTCTGCGAGGTAGGTCCTCCATTCCTCCCATTTCGCAGAGGAGAAAACTGCAGTCCGGGATGGCTCAGTCGGCCGGTCCAAAGTCGCGTAGCTGGTTCGTGCCGAGCTGCGAGAGTGAGGCACATGGCCCCTGCAGACCGGGCCTCGGAGGGTCCCAGGCTTGAGGCCCCATCGGCCCCCCACCCCCTTGGAGAGGCAAGGAGAGGATCCTGCGCCGGTAGTGAGCCTCCACTTCTGTCCTTGACTGCAACACCCTAGGTTAGGGGACCGGGAAGGACTCCCATCCACAATTTTTGGATAGGGGTGGGTTTCCCTCCCTTAAGTTCTGAGGTCCCCTATTGAATGCAGGTACTGCTGTCCCCTTCCCAGCCCATGAGATTGGGATATAGGAGTCCAGACCCAGAGTAAAGGATAGCTGAGTTCTGAGGTTGCAGTGAAGAATTGGGGGTCGGTGGGTCACTGAGTCTGGGGGGCAGACCCACGATGAAGCTGGGTCTGAGGTGGGAGTTGAAGAGTGGAATACTGAGTATAGATAGCAAAGGGAGGAGGGTAGGTGTATGGTCCCTAGGGGTTGGGCTTTGTCAGGTGTACAACGGGCAGCCCCTATTACCAAGTTGTCCTTATTTCCCCAGCCCCATTCCTTTACCTTGACTGTTTGGGGACTCCTGGGCCCACTATAAGGAAGGAGACACTGAAAGGCAGGTTCAGCTGGTGCTGGGTCAGGCTTGGATGgggtggtgggagtgggggtgggactGATCTCTCTCTGCTTTCCTACTTGTGCCCACAGTGCCCCCCTGGCTTAGTCATGGCGAAGCTGGAGACACTGCCTGTGCGTGCTGACCCAGGGCGAGATCCTCTCCTGGCCTTCGCCCCTCGGCCCTCTGAGCTCGGACCCCCAGACCCTCGCCTGGCCATGGGCAGTGTGGGCAGTGGAGTGGCCCACACCCAGGAGTTTGCCATGAAAAGTGTGGGCACCCGCACGGGGGGTGGGGGCAACCAGGGCAGTTTCCCTGGTCCCCGTAGCAGTGGGGTCAGCAGGGAGAGGCCAGGCCGCTACCCCTCAGAGGACAAGGCTCTCGCCAATTCACTCTACCTCAATGGCGAGCTACGGGGCAGCGACCACACGGATGTCTGCGGCAATGTGGTgggcagcagcggcggcagcagcagcagtggcggcAGTGATAAGGCCCCACCACAATATCGTGAGCCCAGCCACCCGCCCAAGCTCCTGGCCGCCTCTGGCAAGCTAGACCAGGTCAGTCCTCACGGCCATTTTCTGGGGATAGGTGGCAACACAGAGAAGAGGGTGAAGCGGGCCTTCTTGGATGTTTTTGAGCTTTAGGGACTGAGATAGAAGGTGGATTGGGGAGCCTTGGGGGTCAAGTCCAGCTGGTGGGCCTTGGGTGGAGAATTGGCTGTGAGGGGGGCAGGTGGTGAACATAAGGTAAGACTCCAGCCATGAGAGACTCCCAGGATGGAGGTccagtgggggtggaggtggggctggaCAAGTCTAGATCAGAGGGAAAGACTGGGGCCAAGGCTAAGGCCCCATCCTGATGCCTACTCCCTCTTCCTTGCTTTTGTGCAGTGCTCAGAGCCGCTAGTTCGGCCTTCGGCCTTCAAGCCTGTTGTACCCAAGAACTTCCACTCCATGCAGAACTTGTGTCCCCCACAGACCAACGGGACCCCTGAGGGACGACAGGGCCCTGGTGGCCTCAAGGGTGGACTGGACAAGTCTCGGACCATGACCCCAGCGGGCGGGGGTGGGAGCGGCCTCTCAGACTCAGGCCGGAACTCACTCACAAGCCTGCCCACCTACAGTTCCAGCTATAGCCAGCACCTGGCACCCCTCAGTGCCTCCACCAGCCACATCAACCGCATTGGCACTGCCAGCTATGGTAGTGGCAGTGGTGGTGGCAGCAGTGGTGGTGGGTCGGGCTACCAGGACCTGGCAACGTCCGACAGTGGGCGGGCCTCCAGCAAGAGTGGGTCATCCTCATCCATGGGGCGACCAGGTCACCTGGGATcaggggagggtggaggaggaggcCTGCCATTTACGGCCTGCTCACCACCTTCGCCCAGTGCTCTGATCCAGGAGCTAGAGGAGCGGCTgtgggagaaggagcaggaggtggcAGCTCTGCGGCGTAGCCTGGAGCAGAGCGAGGCGGCGGTGGCTCAGGTGCTGGAGGAGCGTCAGAAGGCCTGGGAGCGTGAGCTGGCTGAGCTGCGGCAGGGCTGCAGTGGCAAGCTGCAGCAGGTGGCCCGGCGCGCCCAGCGTGCCCAGCAAGGCCTGCAGCTACAGGTGCTGCGGCTGCAGCAGGACAAGAAGCAGCTACAGGAGGAGGCAGCCCGGCTGATGCGGCAGCGGGAAGAGCTTGAGGACAAGGTTGCCGCCTGCCAGAAGGAACAGGCCGACTTCCTGCCCCGGATGGAGGAAACTAAGTGGGAGGTGCAGACTGGGGCGTGGGCATCTCCCTGTGTCCCCTTCTTCTGTCTCTCTGGAGAAAACCAGAGTAGCAGCCCACAATTATCACAAGGGGAGTGAAGATTGCGGCCGCATCAGTTGGCAGTGTCTGTGAGGACCAGAGCAGTCCCAGGCCCTGTGAGATTAGCCATGTCATCCCGAGTCTGAGGAGGGGACCCTGCATTGTCATTTCTGCCGTGATGAGCTGACCCTGAGCCCTGGGGCAGCTTGATGCCCTGGGGCTGGATATGGGGGCTAGAGTAGGGGTAAGCAGAGTTCTGCTTTCCCCCTGACTTCTCTTCTCATCTGCCCCTGCCAGGTATGCCAGAAGGCTGGGGAGATTTCCCTTCTGAAGCAGCAGCTGAAGGACTCGCAGGCGGACGTGTCCCAGAAGCTGAGTGAGATTGTTGGGTTGCGCTCACAGCTGCGGGAGGGCCGGGCCTCCCTGCGGGAGAAGGAGGAGCAGCTGCTCAGCCTGAGGGACTCCTTCAGCAGCAAACAGGCCAGCCTGGAGCTGGGTGAGGGAGAGCTGCCCTCTGCCTGCCTCAAGCCGGCGCTGACCCCAGTGGACCCGGCTGAGCCACAGGATGCACTGGCCACCTGCGAGAGCGATGAGGCTAAGATGCGCCGTCAGGCTGGGGTGGCTGCTGCCGCTTCCTTGGTTTCCTTGGATGGGGAGGCGGATACTGGTGGGGAGAGTGGGACGAGGGCCCTGCGGCGGGAGGTGGGGCGGCTGCAGGCTGAGCTGGCAGCTGAGCGGCGAGCCCGGGAGCGCCAGGGTGCCAGCTTTGCAGAGGAGCGCCGAGTgtggctggaggagaaggagaaggtcaTCGAGTACCAGAAGCAGCTGCAGCTGAGTTATGTGGAGATGTACCAGCGGAACCAGCAGCTGGAGCGCCGGCTGCGAGAGCGAGGGGCTGCGGGAGGTGCCAGCACACCTACACCCCAACATGGGGAGGAGAAGAAAGCCTGGACCCCTTCCCGCCTTGAGCGCATCGAGTCCACAGAAATATAGTCCCCTACCTGGGCATGTGGCCTTTTGACAAATACCCAGTCAAAGGCCAGAGTCCCCAGTATCCTCTTCCCTGCCATCTCTTTTCCCCATGTCCCCTGAATCCCCAGACCAAAGAGGTTCTCAAAGCAGCTGTGAccaggcccctcccctcccctcactgg includes these proteins:
- the LZTS3 gene encoding leucine zipper putative tumor suppressor 3 isoform X1, whose product is MAPADRASEGPRLEAPSAPHPLGECPPGLVMAKLETLPVRADPGRDPLLAFAPRPSELGPPDPRLAMGSVGSGVAHTQEFAMKSVGTRTGGGGNQGSFPGPRSSGVSRERPGRYPSEDKALANSLYLNGELRGSDHTDVCGNVVGSSGGSSSSGGSDKAPPQYREPSHPPKLLAASGKLDQCSEPLVRPSAFKPVVPKNFHSMQNLCPPQTNGTPEGRQGPGGLKGGLDKSRTMTPAGGGGSGLSDSGRNSLTSLPTYSSSYSQHLAPLSASTSHINRIGTASYGSGSGGGSSGGGSGYQDLATSDSGRASSKSGSSSSMGRPGHLGSGEGGGGGLPFTACSPPSPSALIQELEERLWEKEQEVAALRRSLEQSEAAVAQVLEERQKAWERELAELRQGCSGKLQQVARRAQRAQQGLQLQVLRLQQDKKQLQEEAARLMRQREELEDKVAACQKEQADFLPRMEETKWEVCQKAGEISLLKQQLKDSQADVSQKLSEIVGLRSQLREGRASLREKEEQLLSLRDSFSSKQASLELGEGELPSACLKPALTPVDPAEPQDALATCESDEAKMRRQAGVAAAASLVSLDGEADTGGESGTRALRREVGRLQAELAAERRARERQGASFAEERRVWLEEKEKVIEYQKQLQLSYVEMYQRNQQLERRLRERGAAGGASTPTPQHGEEKKAWTPSRLERIESTEI
- the LZTS3 gene encoding leucine zipper putative tumor suppressor 3 isoform X2 gives rise to the protein MAKLETLPVRADPGRDPLLAFAPRPSELGPPDPRLAMGSVGSGVAHTQEFAMKSVGTRTGGGGNQGSFPGPRSSGVSRERPGRYPSEDKALANSLYLNGELRGSDHTDVCGNVVGSSGGSSSSGGSDKAPPQYREPSHPPKLLAASGKLDQCSEPLVRPSAFKPVVPKNFHSMQNLCPPQTNGTPEGRQGPGGLKGGLDKSRTMTPAGGGGSGLSDSGRNSLTSLPTYSSSYSQHLAPLSASTSHINRIGTASYGSGSGGGSSGGGSGYQDLATSDSGRASSKSGSSSSMGRPGHLGSGEGGGGGLPFTACSPPSPSALIQELEERLWEKEQEVAALRRSLEQSEAAVAQVLEERQKAWERELAELRQGCSGKLQQVARRAQRAQQGLQLQVLRLQQDKKQLQEEAARLMRQREELEDKVAACQKEQADFLPRMEETKWEVCQKAGEISLLKQQLKDSQADVSQKLSEIVGLRSQLREGRASLREKEEQLLSLRDSFSSKQASLELGEGELPSACLKPALTPVDPAEPQDALATCESDEAKMRRQAGVAAAASLVSLDGEADTGGESGTRALRREVGRLQAELAAERRARERQGASFAEERRVWLEEKEKVIEYQKQLQLSYVEMYQRNQQLERRLRERGAAGGASTPTPQHGEEKKAWTPSRLERIESTEI